A single region of the Triticum dicoccoides isolate Atlit2015 ecotype Zavitan chromosome 2B, WEW_v2.0, whole genome shotgun sequence genome encodes:
- the LOC119366350 gene encoding uncharacterized protein LOC119366350 gives MENNNKAQAQLDSLSKLPDHLLLNILERVETLDALRTCILSKRMLKLPPMLSLLDIDIGSLARYLKPDVDTFTRIFQYNIAVAAITDKILGARNPEIPIRKLRVRFCLRHDECLSISQAVARTMATHKLHVAEFVVLTEKTSWRCTQHDLLSFAKRFNTWFGDCPAVFAGLTHLWLRNLRFGQLDIHNILNTCKRLESLRLTHCDAGVRSVLQVQHAQLVALQIDYGEFEAIQLNCLPKLQRVKYVGWSYQEDPLIFGSVPQLSKLILGKVGVSSTSNIQLSQLLANVPWITDLCLDFQSEKIWVLPECPKLLAPVLGKLQIANLDNLPQGCNIDWTMFILEAASSLKELCITVWDHWCEMETNKDVRRKKGYCEKANVEWQPSAVHFKHKNLVKLTICGFQPEENFVRYIRRVIEIAANMKEISLYDWQVCEDCGDLDPNIKVCPSRYPRTTEEKDMLREEITKELPMASPAVIHFRS, from the exons ATGGAAAACAATAAT AAAGCCCAAGCCCAACTTGACAGTCTTAGCAAGCTGCCGGATCACCTTCTACTCAACATATTGGAGAGGGTTGAAACGCTAGATGCCTTGAGAACCTGCATCCTGTCTAAGAGGATGCTAAAGCTTCCCCCCATGCTGTCGCTGCTTGATATAGATATTGGTTCCCTTGCGCGTTACCTCAAGCCCGATGTCGACACCTTTACTCGTATTTTTCAGTACAACATTGCTGTGGCTGCTATCACGGACAAGATACTTGGTGCGAGGAATCCCGAGATCCCCATCCGCAAGCTGAGGGTCAGGTTCTGTTTGAGGCATGATGAGTGCCTCTCCATCAGCCAAGCTGTTGCCCGCACCATGGCAACCCACAAGCTCCATGTCGCTGAGTTTGTCGTCCTCACGGAGAAGACTAGTTGGAGATGCACTCAACATGATCTCCTCTCCTTTGCCAAGCGGTTCAATACTTGGTTTGGTGATTGTCCAGCTGTGTTTGCTGGTCTCACGCACCTGTGGCTGCGCAATTTGAGGTTTGGTCAACTGGACATCCACAACATCCTCAACACCTGCAAGCGCTTGGAATCTCTGCGTCTCACCCATTGTGACGCAGGGGTCCGCTCCGTGCTTCAAGTACAGCATGCTCAACTTGTTGCGCTCCAGATCGACTATGGGGAATTTGAAGCCATCCAACTCAACTGTCTACCAAAACTCCAACGTGTCAAATATGTTGGTTGGTCTTACCAAGAAGATCCCCTGATTTTTGGTTCTGTCCCGCAGCTTTCAAAGCTAATCCTTGGAAAAGTTGGTGTTAGTTCGACTAGTAATATTCAGTTAAGTCAGCTCCTTGCTAATGTACCCTGGATAACCGACCTGTGTCTGGATTTTCAAAGTGAAAAG ATTTGGGTTTTACCTGAGTGCCCTAAACTGCTTGCACCTGTGCTTGGCAAGCTACAGATTGCGAATCTGGATAATCTTCCTCAAGGATGCAATATTGATTGGACCATGTTCATTCTTGAAGCTGCAAGCTCCCTAAAGGAGCTATGCATCACGGTGTGGGATCATTGGTGTGAAATGGAGACAAACAAGGATGTTCGAAGGAAAAAGGGTTACTGTGAGAAAGCAAACGTGGAGTGGCAACCATCTGCTGTTCATTTTAAGCACAAGAATCTGGTTAAGCTCACCATCTGCGGCTTCCAACCTGAGGAGAACTTTGTGCGGTACATTAGGCGTGTCATTGAAATCGCGGCGAACATGAAGGAGATATCTCTGTACGACTGGCAGGTGTGCGAGGACTGCGGTGACTTGGATCCCAATATCAAGGTCTGTCCTTCTCGGTATCCACGGACCACTGAGGAGAAGGATATGTTGAGGGAGGAGATTACTAAGGAGTTGCCGATGGCTTCGCCTGCTGTGATTCACTTCAGGTCCTAA
- the LOC119361442 gene encoding uncharacterized protein LOC119361442: MSLETLHKSRGGKFKRTDKKDVAAIFGAHVRVIQRIWETAMKQKGLGQEVDVSNKRKENCGRKSYDDILSLIPTIPLNKRSTIRSLAKALGVSPTTLYKKFKLNKIRRHSNRVKPVLTEKNKRDRVDFCLSMIDEATLGDVSPSFRSMHNIVHIDEKWFSMTKRKRNYYLLPDEEDPERPVKNSIGKVMFLTAVARPRFDEDGNMTFSGKIGVWPFVRVTAAAKKSKNREKGTLETKPVIVTRDVMREYIIQKVVPAIQALWPADDDGQPIFIQQDNARTHILPNDQAFAEAVDESGLDIRIMYQPPNSPDMNALDLGFFSSIQSLTDCKSPKTIPELIKGVQEEFDGYEVSKLNRVFITLQTCMVEVMKNGGANKYKIPHMNKDRLERLQLLPPMISVPPEVYAMALEMLGR; this comes from the coding sequence ATGTCCTTGGAAACCCTCCATAAGAGTAGAGGAGGCAAGTTCAAGAGAACTGATAAGAAGGACGTGGCTGCAATATTTGGAGCACATGTTCGAGTTATTCAAAGAATATGGGAGACGGCAATGAAACAGAAAGGCCTTGGTCAGGAGGTGGATGTTTCAAACAAAAGAAAGGAAAATTGTGGAAGAAAATCTTATGATGATATCCTATCTCTCATTCCGACAATTCCCTTAAACAAGAGGTCAACTATTCGATCTCTAGCCAAGGCACTAGGTGTAAGCCCTACTACACTATACAAGAAGTTCAAGTTGAATAAGATAAGGAGACACTCCAACAGGGTAAAGCCGGTACTGACAGAGAAAAATAAGAGAGATAGGGTGGATTTTTGCCTCTCTATGATAGATGAGGCAACATTAGGAGATGTAAGCCCAAGTTTCAGGAGTATGCATAATATTGTTCACATCGACGAAAAATGGTTCTCCATGACCAAGAGAAAGAGGAACTACTATCTGCTGCCTGACGAAGAGGACCCGGAAAGACCTGTCAAAAACTCGATTGGAAAAGTGATGTTTCTCACAGCGGTAGCAAGACCACGGTTTGATGAAGATGGGAACATGACATTCTCTGGAAAAATTGGGGTATGGCCATTCGTGAGAGTGACTGCAGCAGCAAAAAAAAGCAAGAACAGGGAAAAAGGGACATTGGAAACAAAGCCTGTCATAGTGACGAGGGATGTGATGAGAGAGTACATTATACAGAAGGTTGTGCCAGCGATTCAAGCATTGTGGCCTGCAGATGATGATGGACAACCCATTTTTATCCAGCAAGATAACGCGAGAACACATATCCTACCTAATGATCAAGCATTCGCAGAAGCTGTGGACGAAAGTGGCCTGGACATCAGAATAATGTATCAGCCTCCAAATTCTCCGGACATGAACGCCCTGGACCTTGGGTTCTTCAGCTCGATTCAGTCGCTAACAGACTGCAAAAGTCCGAAAACTATTCCAGAGCTGATTAAAGGTGTTCAAGAGGAGTTCGATGGATATGAAGTTTCAAAACTTAACAGAGTATTCATAACTCTGCAGACTTGCATGGTTGAAGTAATGAAGAATGGTGGAGCCAATAAATACAAAATCCCGCACATGAACAAGGATAGGCTAGAAAGGCTACAACTGCTACCGCCCATGATCTCAGTTCCTCCCGAAGTGTATGCAATGGCACTAGAGATGCTTGGACGCTGA